A portion of the Pseudomonas sp. PSE14 genome contains these proteins:
- a CDS encoding protein phosphatase 2C domain-containing protein, which translates to MRATLQWHTQAGTITADNRDTCAHIEPAHASLYLIADGSSSHPGSGELAKALLANLTHDFSLLPAAERNPEQLAEALLQIIASSHQTLRDEHPQAACSYLVLCLLADAAFSIHEGDCCLGLIEQSGTINWLSNAHCALNWQGNLTHAEIAQEPSRHSLTRCFSPRRASDPEINHWPLEPNQHWLLATDGFWAGLSPQEQQNFLRNGNLPAPPTDDDISCLSIITPPT; encoded by the coding sequence ATGCGCGCAACCCTGCAATGGCACACCCAGGCCGGCACCATCACAGCCGACAACCGGGATACCTGCGCCCATATCGAGCCGGCCCATGCCAGCCTCTACCTGATCGCTGATGGCAGTAGCAGCCACCCTGGCAGCGGCGAACTGGCCAAAGCCCTGCTTGCAAACCTCACCCATGACTTCAGCCTCTTGCCTGCAGCTGAGCGGAACCCAGAGCAACTGGCCGAAGCGCTACTGCAGATAATCGCCAGCAGCCATCAGACACTGCGTGATGAGCACCCACAGGCAGCCTGCAGCTACCTGGTGCTATGCCTGCTCGCCGATGCCGCGTTCAGCATTCACGAAGGCGACTGCTGCCTTGGGCTGATCGAACAAAGCGGCACGATCAACTGGCTGAGCAACGCGCACTGCGCCCTCAACTGGCAAGGCAACCTCACTCACGCAGAAATTGCGCAAGAGCCATCACGCCACAGCCTGACTCGCTGCTTTAGCCCCAGGCGTGCAAGCGATCCCGAGATAAACCACTGGCCTCTTGAGCCAAACCAGCATTGGCTGCTGGCCACTGACGGCTTCTGGGCAGGCCTTAGCCCCCAGGAACAACAGAATTTTTTACGCAACGGCAACCTGCCCGCGCCGCCCACCGATGACGACATCAGCTGCCTGAGCATCATCACACCGCCAACTTGA
- the hsdR gene encoding type I restriction-modification system endonuclease, producing MAASSNFAFLQEHDPLFLQLASTAEQVFAADPNTTLIKLRQLGEALAQDLASRAGIEFDTNTTQADLLYKLSREIQLDQNIRGLFRTLRVEGNKATHEFRTQHREAMDGLKVARALAIWYHQSFSKNAHTFKPGPFVTPSDPSAPLRDLQSQIEQLKAQLNESTQQLESNQQLAELHKREAEEYAVLAEQMDAESRSHKQLAAEHEAALRKLRSEHEQRIKTLQLQLLTQPQAAQQVMHCTMHATSSFDLSEDLTRILIDQQLIEAGWEADSLDLTYSKGARPEKGKNKAIAEWPTSNAKACADYVLFAGLTPIAIVEAKRKRINIADRIPQAERYAREFNLAAEHQQPWLQAGQAQPWSDGQGGHFRVPFAFACNGRPFIKQLAEQSGTWFRDLRSPANTRRPLPDFHTPDDLLDLLKRSQAEAEAKLKAEGFTYLKLRDYQEKAIQAVEQALASNQRDCLLAMATGTGKTRTIIGLMYRFLKAERFKRILFLVDRSALGQQAIDSFNDTTLEQNHTLAQIYDIKELGDMAAEAETRVQVATVQAMVSRIFRSDNPPPVGEFDCIIVDEAHRGYTLDQEMTEGELAVRDHSQYLSQYRRVLDHFDACRIGLTATPAKHTSEIFGKPVFTYSYREAVADDWLVDHEPPIRYETQLSKHGIRFEKGESVSVINTQTGEVDVAELDDELTFNIESFNRRVITPAFDKVICDELAKELDPFGDEKTMIFCVNQAHAERVKNLLDDAFKEAYGEQYNQAAVEIITGQSDKVETLIRRYKNEPTPNIAITVDLLTTGIDVPKICNLVFMRRVRSRILYEQMKGRATRRCDDIGKTVFRIYDPVDLYASLEAVDTMKPLVKNPNISLEQLVSELTSGASHDAPGSQDDNSHAHDVLDQLSQRVMRILRKAQHKAEDKPTLKKKLDELQDVWGVEPAQLHKHLHDLGPQQAANFVRQHSQLINQLAAVSALLGSENYPVISTHSDELLVREQNYGQNQKPADYLESFNDFIRNQLNQSAALGVVVNRPKDLTREQLREVRLLLDQHGFSEASLKSAWRNQTNQEIAASIIGYIRQAAIGEALLPFDQRVAKAMQTIYTQQPWTPVQRKWLDRLAKQLVHEVVIDPQQVNDAFRNDGGLKALDRNLGGNLDRVLEALNENLWQAVS from the coding sequence ATGGCAGCCAGTAGTAACTTCGCTTTTCTTCAGGAACACGACCCGCTGTTCCTGCAATTAGCCAGCACCGCTGAACAGGTATTCGCCGCCGATCCCAACACCACACTGATCAAACTGCGCCAGTTGGGCGAGGCATTGGCCCAAGATCTGGCTAGCCGCGCCGGTATCGAGTTCGATACCAACACCACTCAGGCCGATCTGCTCTACAAACTCAGCCGCGAAATCCAGCTAGATCAGAACATCCGCGGCCTGTTCCGTACTCTGCGCGTCGAAGGTAACAAAGCCACCCACGAGTTCCGTACCCAGCACCGCGAGGCCATGGATGGGCTAAAGGTCGCCCGCGCTCTGGCCATCTGGTATCACCAGTCTTTTAGCAAGAACGCCCACACCTTCAAACCCGGCCCCTTCGTCACCCCTAGCGACCCCAGCGCTCCGCTACGCGACTTGCAGAGTCAGATCGAACAACTCAAGGCGCAATTGAACGAATCCACACAGCAGTTGGAGAGCAACCAGCAGCTGGCAGAGCTGCACAAGCGTGAAGCCGAAGAGTACGCCGTACTCGCCGAGCAAATGGACGCCGAATCGCGCAGCCATAAGCAGCTGGCTGCCGAGCACGAAGCTGCGCTGCGCAAGCTACGCAGTGAGCACGAGCAACGCATCAAAACCCTGCAGCTCCAGCTATTGACTCAGCCGCAGGCTGCGCAGCAGGTCATGCACTGCACCATGCACGCCACCAGCAGCTTTGACCTGAGCGAAGACCTCACCCGCATCCTAATCGACCAGCAACTGATCGAAGCCGGTTGGGAAGCCGACTCACTCGACCTCACCTACAGCAAAGGTGCACGCCCCGAGAAAGGTAAGAACAAGGCCATCGCCGAATGGCCCACCAGCAACGCCAAGGCTTGCGCCGACTACGTGCTATTCGCTGGACTCACGCCAATCGCCATCGTTGAGGCCAAGCGCAAGCGCATCAACATCGCCGACCGCATCCCCCAGGCCGAGCGCTATGCCCGCGAGTTCAACCTCGCCGCCGAGCATCAGCAGCCCTGGCTACAGGCCGGTCAAGCGCAGCCTTGGAGCGACGGCCAGGGTGGCCACTTCCGCGTACCCTTTGCCTTCGCCTGCAACGGCCGGCCCTTTATCAAACAGCTCGCAGAACAGTCGGGTACTTGGTTCCGTGATCTGCGCAGCCCAGCCAACACTCGCCGGCCACTGCCGGACTTCCACACGCCGGATGATCTGCTTGATCTGCTCAAACGCAGCCAGGCAGAAGCCGAGGCCAAACTCAAAGCCGAAGGCTTCACCTACCTCAAGTTGCGCGACTACCAGGAGAAGGCCATCCAGGCCGTGGAGCAGGCACTGGCCAGTAACCAGCGCGACTGTCTGCTGGCAATGGCTACCGGCACCGGGAAAACCCGCACCATCATTGGCCTGATGTATCGCTTCCTAAAGGCTGAACGCTTTAAGCGCATTCTGTTTCTGGTCGACCGTAGCGCTCTCGGCCAGCAAGCCATCGACTCGTTCAACGACACCACGCTTGAGCAAAACCACACCCTGGCGCAGATCTACGACATCAAGGAGCTCGGCGACATGGCCGCCGAGGCCGAAACCCGCGTTCAGGTCGCCACAGTGCAGGCCATGGTCAGCCGCATCTTCCGCTCAGACAACCCACCGCCCGTAGGCGAGTTCGACTGCATCATCGTCGACGAAGCCCATCGGGGTTATACCCTCGACCAGGAAATGACCGAAGGCGAGCTGGCAGTGCGTGATCACAGCCAGTACCTCTCGCAATACCGCCGCGTGCTTGACCACTTTGACGCCTGCCGCATCGGCCTCACCGCCACCCCGGCCAAGCACACCAGTGAAATCTTCGGCAAACCGGTATTCACCTACAGCTACCGCGAAGCCGTGGCCGACGACTGGCTGGTGGATCACGAACCACCGATTCGCTACGAAACCCAACTCAGCAAGCACGGTATTCGCTTCGAGAAAGGCGAGTCGGTCAGCGTTATCAACACTCAAACCGGTGAGGTCGACGTAGCCGAATTGGACGATGAACTCACCTTCAACATCGAGTCGTTCAACCGCCGCGTGATCACCCCGGCCTTCGACAAGGTCATCTGCGACGAGTTGGCCAAAGAGCTGGACCCGTTTGGCGACGAGAAGACCATGATCTTCTGCGTCAATCAGGCCCATGCCGAGCGTGTCAAAAACCTACTCGACGACGCCTTCAAAGAAGCCTACGGCGAGCAGTACAACCAGGCCGCCGTGGAAATCATCACCGGCCAGAGCGACAAGGTTGAAACGCTGATTCGCCGCTACAAGAACGAGCCCACCCCAAATATCGCCATCACCGTCGACCTGCTCACCACCGGCATCGACGTACCGAAAATCTGCAACCTGGTGTTTATGCGCCGGGTGCGCTCGCGCATCCTCTACGAGCAGATGAAAGGCCGCGCCACTCGCCGCTGCGACGACATTGGCAAAACCGTATTCCGCATATACGACCCCGTCGACCTCTACGCCAGCCTGGAAGCGGTCGACACCATGAAGCCCCTGGTGAAGAACCCCAACATCAGCCTGGAGCAACTGGTCAGCGAACTAACCAGCGGCGCCAGCCATGACGCACCCGGCAGCCAGGACGACAACAGCCACGCCCATGATGTGCTCGACCAGTTGAGCCAGCGCGTGATGCGTATCCTGCGCAAGGCCCAGCACAAGGCCGAGGACAAACCCACGCTGAAGAAAAAGCTCGATGAGCTGCAAGACGTGTGGGGCGTTGAGCCGGCCCAATTACATAAACACCTGCACGACCTTGGCCCGCAGCAAGCGGCCAACTTCGTCCGCCAGCACAGCCAGCTGATCAACCAGCTCGCCGCTGTCAGTGCCCTGCTCGGTTCGGAGAACTACCCGGTTATCTCCACCCACAGCGACGAACTGCTGGTGCGCGAGCAGAACTACGGGCAAAACCAGAAACCAGCCGACTACCTGGAAAGCTTCAACGACTTTATTCGCAACCAACTCAACCAGTCCGCTGCCCTTGGCGTGGTGGTAAACCGCCCCAAGGATCTGACCCGCGAGCAACTGCGCGAAGTCCGCCTGCTGCTCGACCAGCACGGTTTCAGCGAAGCCAGCCTGAAAAGCGCTTGGCGCAACCAGACCAACCAGGAAATCGCCGCCAGCATCATTGGCTACATTCGCCAGGCTGCCATCGGCGAAGCCCTACTGCCCTTCGACCAACGCGTGGCCAAGGCCATGCAAACCATCTACACCCAGCAACCTTGGACGCCCGTACAACGCAAATGGCTGGATCGCCTGGCCAAGCAACTGGTGCATGAAGTGGTCATCGACCCGCAGCAGGTCAACGATGCCTTCCGTAACGACGGCGGCCTCAAAGCCCTGGATCGCAACCTGGGCGGCAACCTGGATCGGGTGCTGGAAGCCTTGAACGAGAACTTGTGGCAAGCAGTTAGCTGA
- the traI gene encoding TraI/MobA(P) family conjugative relaxase, producing the protein MIAKHVAMRSLRKSSFSELVRYMCDPQDKRERVGRVQISNCHSLEVEDAILEVTATQARNVRCETDKSYHLILSFRAGEEPDETVLEQIEQRICTGLGYTEHQRISAVHHDTDNIHIHLAINKIHPSKLTLHSPFRDYKTLNQLCETLEQEFGLERDNHQSERQAARGRASDLEHAAGVESLIGWVRRECLEQITAADSWSALHQVMQTNGLSLQLRGNGLVITSADNTTMKASSVSRDISKTKLEMALGKFQAYGAKEHRIPARQYQPHPMRSRMDTSELFARYQAEQTSCAAARTKATRDAMATRDQQITNAKRRAAIKRSALKLSGADRLAKKILLGQISKTLLADIDSARVQHQQACRELTQQHRQRSWHEWLQNQARLGDADALAALRARPCANGLKGNTLSGEAKATSLPSPALPPDSITKQGTLIYRCGETTIRDDGSALQLSRNADPETVITALKLAVQRFGQPLSVNGSADFKQQVLELAAQERLTIRFQDPLLEKQRLTLLASKCQQSGKRTSLGVSR; encoded by the coding sequence GTGATCGCCAAGCATGTAGCCATGCGCTCACTGCGCAAAAGCAGCTTCAGCGAGCTGGTGCGCTACATGTGCGACCCGCAGGACAAGCGTGAGCGTGTCGGTCGCGTACAGATCAGCAACTGCCACTCTCTGGAGGTCGAGGATGCCATCTTGGAGGTCACGGCCACGCAAGCGCGAAACGTGCGTTGCGAGACCGACAAGTCCTACCACCTCATCCTCAGCTTCCGCGCTGGCGAAGAGCCAGACGAAACGGTTCTGGAGCAGATTGAGCAACGTATCTGCACAGGCCTCGGTTACACCGAACACCAACGAATCAGCGCCGTCCATCACGATACCGACAACATCCATATCCACCTGGCCATCAACAAAATCCATCCATCTAAGCTGACCCTCCACTCGCCCTTTCGTGACTACAAGACCCTGAACCAGCTCTGCGAGACACTGGAGCAAGAATTCGGCCTAGAGCGCGACAACCATCAGTCTGAGCGTCAGGCAGCTCGTGGCCGTGCGAGCGACCTAGAGCACGCCGCCGGCGTTGAAAGCCTCATCGGATGGGTTCGTCGTGAGTGCCTGGAACAAATCACCGCCGCCGATAGCTGGAGCGCCCTGCACCAGGTGATGCAAACCAACGGCCTTAGCCTGCAACTACGAGGCAACGGCCTAGTCATTACCAGCGCAGACAACACCACCATGAAGGCCAGCTCGGTATCGCGGGACATATCGAAGACCAAACTGGAAATGGCCCTAGGGAAATTCCAGGCATACGGAGCAAAAGAGCATCGGATACCCGCCCGACAGTATCAGCCGCACCCCATGCGCTCACGTATGGACACCAGCGAGCTGTTCGCCCGCTACCAAGCCGAGCAAACGAGCTGCGCCGCCGCACGCACCAAGGCCACCAGAGATGCTATGGCTACCCGTGACCAGCAGATCACTAACGCCAAGCGTCGAGCAGCCATCAAGCGCAGTGCCTTAAAGCTCTCCGGCGCCGACCGGTTGGCCAAGAAGATCCTCTTAGGTCAGATCAGCAAAACGTTATTGGCAGACATCGACAGCGCAAGAGTGCAACACCAACAGGCGTGCCGTGAGCTGACCCAGCAACACCGCCAACGCAGTTGGCATGAGTGGCTACAGAACCAAGCACGCCTCGGTGATGCAGACGCCCTTGCTGCGCTGAGAGCGCGGCCCTGTGCCAACGGCCTCAAGGGCAACACCCTGAGTGGAGAAGCCAAGGCCACTTCACTCCCTTCACCGGCACTGCCTCCCGACAGCATTACCAAGCAAGGCACCCTGATCTACCGATGTGGCGAGACAACCATTCGCGATGACGGCAGCGCACTTCAGCTGTCACGTAATGCCGATCCAGAAACCGTGATCACTGCGCTGAAGCTGGCTGTTCAGCGCTTCGGGCAGCCGCTCAGCGTGAATGGTTCAGCTGACTTCAAGCAGCAAGTCCTAGAGCTGGCAGCCCAGGAGCGCCTGACCATTCGCTTCCAAGATCCCTTACTGGAAAAACAACGCCTGACACTACTGGCTAGCAAATGCCAGCAATCTGGGAAGAGAACCTCCCTGGGCGTGAGTCGCTAA
- a CDS encoding conjugal transfer protein TrbJ: protein MGESTSRRVEPPIKVYCLPHERERILRNAQASGHSASRYLLLVGQGYEVSSILDYKYVEELARVNADQARLGNLLKLALTHYDHLPAYGQMQTSRTLQTLVEEIRESQQTLRSTMAVLVTPIAARRTRP, encoded by the coding sequence ATGGGTGAGAGCACCAGCCGGCGTGTGGAGCCGCCCATCAAGGTCTACTGTCTACCTCATGAGCGCGAACGGATACTGCGCAACGCCCAGGCATCTGGGCACAGCGCATCGCGCTACTTGCTCCTGGTGGGCCAAGGCTACGAAGTCTCCAGCATCCTGGATTACAAATACGTCGAGGAGCTGGCAAGGGTGAATGCCGATCAGGCACGCCTGGGCAATTTGCTCAAACTGGCTCTGACCCACTATGACCACCTCCCCGCCTACGGGCAGATGCAGACCAGCCGCACCCTGCAAACGCTGGTGGAGGAAATTCGAGAAAGCCAGCAGACACTACGCTCAACCATGGCTGTCCTGGTCACCCCCATCGCGGCGCGGAGAACCCGCCCGTGA